From Cellulophaga lytica DSM 7489, a single genomic window includes:
- the priA gene encoding replication restart helicase PriA encodes MQHFINVILPIPLEKLFTYSVTRAEANFLKVGMRVAVPFGKSKIHTALVAEIHTTAPTLYDAKDIHQILDDEPIVTELQIKHWSWVAKYYMCSVGEVFRSAVPGAFLLESETLILKNSEATVDENTLTDEEFLVFEALERQSMLKVQEIAAIVDKKNVLPILKRLLDKNVILTKEEVYQQYKPKLVRYVKLGEKYQTEEELSALLDSLSRAPKQSNVILSLFQLQGTNQKKITVKELEKKSKSSASIIKTLIDKDILEEFYVRTDRVVFDATKKTKQLKELNKYQTEAIQEIKASFKEKKVTLLHGVTSSGKTEVYVQLIAECLAEGKQALYLLPEIALTTQLIARLQNYFGEYVAVFHSKYTVNERVEVWNNVLANKSKAQIVIGARSALFLPFSNLGLIIVDEEHEASFKQYDPAPRYHARDSAIVLASFSNCNILLGSATPSIETYYNVKQQKYGYAQITRRYGNVLMPEVELVDIKELTRKKRMKGHFSERLLLGITEAVQEGEQVILFQNRRGYAPIVECTTCGHSPQCPNCDVSLTYHQYKKQMRCHYCSYHMALQKSCLACGMSTLNTKGFGTEQVEQELQELMPNLRIGRMDLDTTRGKHAYEKIITSFEKHELDVLVGTQMLTKGLDFGNVSLVGIMNADNLLNFPDFRAHERSYQLLAQVSGRAGRAQKRGKVLIQTYNPYHQILQQVSTNDYEAMYTDQINERRLFKYPPLHRILKITFKHRDYGKVEGASAWFAKSLRVSFKDDVLGPEFPAVARIRNQYLKNVVLKIKKDQPLGKTKDYIKKIEKSFNSIGQFKGVRVIYNVDYI; translated from the coding sequence ATGCAGCATTTTATAAATGTAATATTACCAATTCCCTTAGAGAAACTATTTACGTATAGTGTAACAAGGGCAGAAGCCAATTTTTTAAAAGTGGGTATGCGCGTAGCGGTACCCTTTGGCAAATCTAAAATACATACAGCACTAGTTGCAGAAATACATACAACAGCTCCTACTTTATACGACGCAAAAGATATTCATCAAATATTAGATGATGAACCTATAGTTACAGAGTTGCAAATTAAGCATTGGTCTTGGGTTGCAAAATATTATATGTGTTCTGTAGGCGAGGTGTTTAGAAGTGCAGTACCTGGTGCGTTTTTATTAGAAAGTGAAACGTTAATTCTTAAAAATTCTGAGGCCACTGTAGATGAAAATACACTAACAGATGAAGAGTTTTTAGTGTTTGAAGCATTAGAACGCCAGTCTATGTTAAAGGTGCAAGAAATTGCGGCCATAGTAGATAAAAAAAACGTGCTACCTATTTTAAAACGTCTGTTAGATAAAAATGTAATTTTAACTAAGGAAGAAGTTTACCAACAATATAAGCCAAAGTTAGTAAGGTATGTAAAGTTAGGAGAAAAATACCAGACAGAAGAAGAGTTAAGTGCTTTGCTAGATTCGCTTTCTAGAGCACCAAAACAAAGTAATGTTATTTTATCACTGTTTCAGTTACAAGGAACAAATCAAAAAAAAATAACAGTAAAAGAGTTAGAAAAAAAAAGTAAATCCTCTGCATCTATAATTAAAACACTTATAGATAAAGATATTTTAGAGGAGTTTTATGTACGAACAGACAGAGTTGTTTTTGATGCTACAAAAAAAACAAAACAATTAAAAGAGCTTAACAAGTACCAAACAGAAGCTATACAAGAAATAAAAGCAAGTTTTAAAGAAAAAAAAGTAACCTTGCTACACGGTGTAACCTCTTCAGGAAAAACTGAGGTTTATGTACAGCTTATTGCAGAGTGTTTAGCAGAGGGAAAACAAGCGTTGTATTTGTTACCAGAAATTGCTTTAACCACACAATTAATAGCTAGGCTCCAAAATTATTTTGGAGAATATGTAGCTGTTTTTCATTCAAAATATACCGTAAATGAAAGAGTTGAGGTTTGGAACAATGTTTTAGCTAACAAGTCTAAGGCTCAAATTGTAATAGGAGCTAGGTCAGCGTTGTTTTTACCATTTTCTAACCTAGGGTTAATAATTGTAGATGAAGAGCATGAGGCGTCTTTTAAGCAGTATGATCCGGCACCAAGATACCACGCAAGAGACAGTGCAATTGTTTTAGCTAGCTTTAGTAATTGTAATATTCTTTTAGGTTCTGCAACGCCAAGCATAGAAACGTACTACAATGTTAAACAGCAAAAATATGGTTATGCACAAATAACGCGTAGGTATGGCAATGTACTAATGCCAGAGGTAGAGTTAGTAGATATAAAAGAGCTAACTCGTAAAAAACGTATGAAAGGTCATTTTTCAGAACGGTTATTACTTGGTATTACAGAAGCAGTACAAGAGGGAGAACAAGTAATATTGTTTCAAAATCGTAGAGGGTATGCTCCAATTGTAGAGTGCACAACTTGTGGGCACTCTCCCCAATGTCCTAATTGTGATGTAAGTTTAACGTATCATCAATACAAAAAGCAAATGCGTTGCCATTACTGCAGTTACCATATGGCATTACAAAAAAGTTGTTTAGCCTGTGGTATGTCTACCTTAAACACCAAAGGTTTTGGTACAGAACAAGTAGAGCAAGAACTGCAAGAGCTAATGCCAAACCTTAGAATTGGCCGTATGGATTTAGATACCACTAGAGGTAAACATGCGTACGAGAAAATAATTACTTCTTTTGAAAAACACGAGTTAGATGTTTTAGTAGGTACACAAATGCTTACCAAAGGTTTGGATTTTGGTAATGTGAGTTTGGTAGGTATTATGAATGCAGACAACTTATTAAATTTTCCAGATTTTAGAGCGCATGAACGCAGTTACCAACTTTTAGCGCAAGTATCTGGTAGAGCAGGTAGGGCACAAAAGAGAGGAAAAGTTTTAATACAAACATATAATCCATATCACCAAATTTTACAGCAGGTATCTACAAATGATTATGAGGCAATGTATACAGACCAAATTAATGAACGTAGGTTATTTAAGTATCCGCCTTTACACAGAATTTTAAAAATAACATTTAAGCATAGAGATTATGGTAAGGTAGAAGGTGCCTCTGCTTGGTTTGCTAAATCTTTACGAGTTTCTTTTAAAGATGATGTGTTGGGTCCTGAGTTTCCTGCTGTGGCAAGAATAAGAAATCAGTATTTAAAAAATGTGGTTTTAAAAATAAAGAAAGACCAACCCTTAGGCAAAACAAAAGATTACATTAAAAAAATTGAAAAATCATTTAATTCAATTGGGCAATTTAAGGGGGTAAGAGTAATTTATAATGTAGATTATATTTAA
- a CDS encoding DUF2147 domain-containing protein: MKKNKTLFTIAILFFVAHISVAQSVFGKWKTIDDRNGKEKAIINVYEKNGKMYGKIVKIVDPKRRDAVCEKCEGDLKNAPILGLHIIKDAEKTDKNEYKGKHLFDPEQAMTFRCKIWLDPDDSDKLKVRGYLAFIYRTQTWIRVKE, translated from the coding sequence ATGAAGAAGAATAAAACACTATTTACCATTGCAATCCTTTTTTTTGTAGCTCATATTAGTGTAGCTCAATCTGTTTTTGGAAAATGGAAAACCATTGATGATAGAAACGGAAAAGAAAAAGCGATAATTAATGTTTACGAGAAAAACGGAAAAATGTATGGGAAAATAGTAAAAATTGTTGACCCAAAGCGCAGAGATGCTGTTTGTGAAAAGTGTGAAGGTGATTTAAAAAATGCACCTATTTTAGGTTTGCATATTATTAAAGACGCAGAAAAAACAGACAAGAATGAATATAAAGGAAAGCATCTTTTTGACCCAGAACAAGCAATGACTTTTAGGTGTAAAATTTGGTTAGATCCAGATGACTCAGACAAACTAAAAGTTCGTGGTTACTTAGCATTTATATACAGAACTCAAACTTGGATACGTGTTAAGGAGTAA
- a CDS encoding YihY/virulence factor BrkB family protein — protein sequence MSVEIEEKLAKIPVINWIVALLKKVTLPAFVGLSLYDLLELYLNGILKGTLSTRASAIAFSLFMALFPLLIFLVTLIPFLIPYVDSGNPDTNLNTEFIAYLEYVLPNAINDYFFDQIYDEIMSQKRGGLLSSTFVLSIFLIANGVNAIFSGFENSYHVSLNRHFLRQYLYALMVGLLLSILIIVSAIVYMYFEIYVIENISDTTQVYFGTGLEETDIWTTEIAKVVYFTFLSYLSISILYYFGTAEGKKTKFFSSGSLMTTILFVLTSYLFGVYVDKFARYNELYGALGGLLILMVYIWLNANILLLGFELNATLNSLKKKIIKNEEE from the coding sequence ATGTCGGTAGAAATTGAAGAAAAACTAGCAAAAATACCAGTAATAAACTGGATAGTAGCACTATTAAAAAAAGTGACTTTACCTGCCTTCGTAGGTTTGTCTTTGTATGATTTATTAGAGCTTTACCTTAACGGAATACTAAAAGGAACCTTATCTACACGTGCCAGTGCCATTGCCTTTAGCTTGTTTATGGCATTGTTTCCGTTATTAATTTTTTTGGTAACACTAATACCGTTTTTAATACCTTATGTAGATTCTGGTAATCCAGATACCAATTTAAATACAGAGTTTATTGCGTATTTAGAGTATGTATTGCCAAATGCTATAAACGACTATTTTTTTGATCAGATTTACGATGAAATAATGAGTCAGAAACGAGGTGGTTTACTATCATCTACATTTGTACTGTCTATATTTTTAATAGCTAATGGTGTAAATGCTATTTTTAGTGGGTTTGAAAACTCGTACCACGTAAGTTTAAATCGTCATTTTTTAAGACAATATTTGTATGCTTTAATGGTAGGTTTACTACTGTCTATACTAATAATAGTTAGTGCTATAGTTTATATGTATTTTGAGATTTATGTAATAGAAAACATATCAGACACCACCCAAGTTTATTTTGGCACAGGTCTTGAAGAAACAGATATATGGACAACCGAGATTGCTAAAGTCGTTTACTTTACATTTTTATCATACTTATCCATCTCAATTTTATATTATTTTGGTACAGCAGAAGGTAAAAAAACAAAGTTCTTTTCATCGGGTTCATTAATGACTACAATTTTATTTGTGCTAACCTCTTACCTGTTTGGAGTTTACGTAGATAAATTTGCAAGGTATAATGAATTGTATGGGGCTTTAGGAGGATTATTAATTTTGATGGTTTATATTTGGTTAAATGCTAACATCCTTTTGCTAGGGTTTGAGCTAAACGCAACATTAAATTCATTAAAGAAAAAAATTATAAAAAATGAAGAAGAATAA
- the nadC gene encoding carboxylating nicotinate-nucleotide diphosphorylase codes for MISEEQFQKEIDQIISNAIREDVGDGDHSSLACIPETATGKAKLLVKDNGIIAGVDFAKQVFAYVDKNLQVETLINDGETVKHGDIVFYVAGSSQSILKAERLVLNAMQRMSAIATKTNFFVKLLEGTNTKILDTRKTTPGLRAAEKWAVKIGGGENHRFALYDMIMLKDNHIDFAGGVTKAIEKTKEYLKATNRDLKIIVEARNLDEIKEILKTDGVYRILIDNFNYKDTRTAVALIGDKCLTESSGGINEDTIREYAECGVNYISSGALTHSVYNMDLSLKAV; via the coding sequence ATGATTTCAGAAGAGCAGTTTCAGAAAGAAATAGACCAAATTATTAGTAATGCAATACGTGAAGATGTTGGTGATGGTGACCATAGTTCTTTAGCGTGTATACCAGAAACAGCAACCGGAAAAGCAAAATTATTGGTTAAAGATAATGGTATAATTGCTGGCGTAGATTTTGCTAAACAAGTTTTTGCCTATGTAGATAAAAATTTACAAGTAGAAACTCTTATTAATGATGGTGAAACTGTAAAGCACGGAGATATTGTTTTTTATGTAGCTGGTAGCTCACAAAGTATTTTAAAAGCAGAACGCTTGGTGTTAAATGCTATGCAACGTATGAGTGCTATTGCTACTAAAACCAACTTTTTTGTGAAATTATTAGAGGGTACAAATACTAAAATATTAGACACGCGTAAAACTACACCTGGTTTACGTGCAGCAGAAAAATGGGCTGTAAAAATAGGAGGTGGAGAAAACCACAGGTTTGCTTTGTATGATATGATTATGTTAAAAGATAACCATATAGATTTTGCAGGTGGTGTAACCAAAGCAATAGAAAAAACAAAAGAATACTTAAAAGCAACTAACAGAGATTTAAAAATTATAGTTGAAGCTAGAAACCTTGATGAAATTAAAGAAATTTTAAAGACAGATGGTGTGTACCGTATTCTTATAGACAACTTTAATTATAAAGACACAAGAACTGCTGTTGCATTAATTGGAGACAAATGTTTAACAGAATCTAGTGGTGGTATTAATGAAGATACTATTAGAGAATATGCAGAATGCGGTGTAAATTACATTTCTTCTGGCGCACTTACGCACTCTGTTTATAATATGGATTTAAGTCTTAAAGCAGTTTAA
- the rlmH gene encoding 23S rRNA (pseudouridine(1915)-N(3))-methyltransferase RlmH, which translates to MTIKLLAIGKTDNKNLQALIAEYEKRLGHYIKFNLDIIPDIKNAKNLSEAQQKEKEGELILKKLSTTDVLILLDENGKQFTSVDFSDYLQKKMNAGIKQLVFVIGGPYGFSDTIYATAKGKISLSKMTFSHQMVRLFVVEQIYRGFTILRNEPYHHR; encoded by the coding sequence ATGACTATTAAGCTCCTTGCCATTGGCAAAACCGATAATAAAAACTTACAAGCACTAATTGCTGAGTATGAAAAGCGATTAGGACATTATATTAAGTTTAATTTAGACATTATACCAGATATAAAAAATGCAAAAAACCTGTCTGAAGCACAACAGAAAGAAAAGGAAGGCGAGCTTATTTTAAAAAAATTGAGTACTACTGACGTGCTTATACTTTTAGATGAAAACGGAAAACAATTTACCTCTGTAGATTTTTCTGATTACTTACAAAAGAAAATGAATGCAGGTATTAAACAATTGGTTTTTGTTATTGGAGGTCCTTATGGCTTTAGTGATACAATTTACGCTACTGCTAAAGGAAAAATTAGTCTTTCTAAAATGACATTTTCTCACCAAATGGTACGTTTATTTGTGGTTGAACAAATTTATAGAGGGTTTACTATTTTACGTAACGAGCCTTATCACCATAGGTAA
- a CDS encoding TlpA family protein disulfide reductase has translation MKHNKLLYITTLLLLFSLLFACKKDKTTTSVSIKQTSATKTYKPIVISGTSKDKKALEYFNILNYSYLYGTNHNGQNKRLYDSVYNTVLDSIEKPQIIELMSFGDDFYNTRVLVSPGDSITFTTKKGQLQFSGKNASHYNFYTALDSLQLKWPTFKNNIKQYKDSCSYVYNAIKLFYESYIKNNVVSNNFKSLVSQEIEYEYLYNLIAPRNIKSECTVSYFNNTESVFSTVNKPEKLNSEEIFNPKEYFNNVTIADFKKPELINNDYFKRSLTDFIRHYFVTYDYLDYSEKTFAKEKDFIEKNLDGELKHFAISRLIYDYYKKGFGNSKTNVDILNKVINEYKPLLKNASYVNELTAIQEKTKLLNLELPSIVLNEKLLTIKGDTIQLKDILKQSEGKTKIIDFWASWCGPCITEIKKSFSFKNNLSKEQNVSWIYISIDKNKKQWLQKSKALESKLESKQQYLLLNSKSSKLIKYLRIETIPRYSILNKNNEVILENAPRPSDSINFKRIINKLN, from the coding sequence ATGAAGCACAATAAACTATTATACATTACAACACTTTTACTATTATTTAGTTTATTGTTTGCCTGTAAAAAAGACAAAACAACCACCTCTGTTAGCATTAAACAGACAAGTGCTACTAAAACTTATAAACCTATTGTTATTAGCGGAACATCTAAGGACAAAAAAGCTCTAGAGTACTTTAATATACTAAATTACTCTTACCTATACGGAACAAATCACAATGGTCAAAATAAAAGGCTATATGACAGTGTTTACAATACTGTATTAGATAGTATAGAAAAGCCACAAATTATTGAATTAATGAGTTTTGGAGATGATTTCTACAATACTCGTGTTTTAGTTTCTCCTGGTGATAGCATAACGTTTACCACTAAAAAAGGGCAATTACAATTTTCAGGTAAAAATGCTTCTCATTATAATTTCTATACCGCTTTAGATTCTTTACAGTTAAAATGGCCTACGTTTAAAAACAACATTAAGCAATACAAAGACAGTTGCTCTTATGTTTATAACGCAATAAAACTATTCTATGAATCTTATATTAAAAACAATGTAGTTTCTAACAACTTTAAAAGTCTTGTTAGCCAAGAAATAGAATATGAATATTTATACAACTTAATAGCTCCTAGAAACATAAAATCGGAATGCACAGTAAGTTATTTTAATAATACAGAAAGTGTTTTTTCTACAGTAAATAAACCCGAAAAATTAAATTCTGAAGAAATTTTTAATCCAAAAGAGTACTTTAACAATGTTACCATAGCTGATTTTAAAAAACCAGAATTAATTAATAATGACTATTTTAAAAGAAGCCTTACAGATTTTATTAGGCACTATTTTGTTACTTATGATTATTTAGACTATTCAGAAAAAACCTTTGCAAAAGAAAAAGATTTTATTGAGAAAAACCTAGACGGAGAATTAAAGCATTTTGCCATAAGCAGACTTATTTATGATTATTATAAAAAAGGATTTGGAAACAGCAAAACCAATGTAGATATACTTAATAAGGTTATTAACGAGTATAAGCCTTTACTAAAAAATGCATCTTACGTAAATGAATTAACTGCTATTCAAGAAAAAACAAAGCTTTTAAATTTAGAACTCCCTAGTATTGTTTTAAATGAAAAATTGTTAACTATTAAAGGCGACACTATACAGTTAAAAGATATTTTAAAACAAAGTGAAGGTAAAACAAAGATTATAGATTTTTGGGCTAGTTGGTGTGGCCCTTGCATTACTGAAATTAAAAAAAGCTTTAGTTTTAAAAATAATTTATCTAAAGAGCAAAATGTTAGCTGGATTTACATTTCTATTGATAAAAATAAGAAACAGTGGTTACAAAAATCCAAAGCATTAGAGTCTAAATTAGAGAGCAAACAACAGTATTTATTATTAAACAGTAAAAGCTCTAAACTTATAAAATATTTAAGAATAGAAACAATTCCTAGATATTCTATTTTAAACAAAAACAATGAAGTTATTTTAGAGAACGCTCCAAGACCATCAGACAGTATAAATTTTAAACGAATAATAAATAAATTAAACTAA
- the serA gene encoding phosphoglycerate dehydrogenase: protein MVDQGRKYVFDFDSTLTRVEALDVLAEITLQGNANKDEIIKEIQEITNLGIDGDISFTESLEKRIKLLNAHKSHLTQLVAELRDKISKSIETNKEFFHNYSDDIYVISCGFKEFIDPIVEEYNIPSSKVYANTFKFDEDGNIIGFDEANVLASHNGKIECLKNLDLDGEVQVIGDGYSDYVMREAGIADKFFAYTENVSRDKATTNADHVTPNMDEFLFVNDLPRKISYPKNRIKILLLENVHPAAFHNLSEDGFSVELVKHSLPEEELIEKLKGVHVLGIRSKTQVTKKVLEAADKLLVVGAFCIGTTQIDLESAKKRGVVVFNAPYSNTRSVVELAIGEIITLMRNVFPRSQEIHSGQWNKTAVNSREVRGKNLGIVGYGNIGKQLSVLAEAIGMRVYYYDVNDQLALGNATKCSTLENLLNVSDVVTLHIDDNKANKNFIGEREIKQMKNGAMLINLSRGFVVDIQALVAALKSGKIGGAAVDVYPEEPRSNGEFFTELQGLENVILTPHVGGSTEEAQRDIADFVPNKIMEYINSGNTVDAVNFPSIRLPRQTNAHRFLHIHKNVPGIMAKINKVLAEYEMNINGQYLSTDSEVGYVITDLDKKYNKEVIKALKKVENTIKFRVLY from the coding sequence ATGGTAGACCAAGGGAGAAAATATGTTTTTGATTTTGATAGTACTTTAACCAGAGTTGAAGCATTAGATGTTTTAGCAGAAATTACATTACAAGGTAATGCTAACAAAGATGAAATTATTAAAGAAATACAAGAAATCACCAATCTAGGTATAGATGGGGATATTTCCTTTACAGAGTCCTTAGAAAAACGCATAAAACTGCTTAATGCACATAAAAGCCATTTAACGCAATTGGTAGCAGAACTTAGAGATAAAATATCTAAGTCTATAGAAACTAATAAAGAGTTTTTTCATAATTATTCTGATGATATTTATGTAATTTCTTGCGGATTTAAAGAGTTTATAGATCCTATTGTTGAAGAATACAACATACCATCTAGTAAGGTATATGCAAACACGTTTAAGTTTGATGAGGATGGTAATATAATTGGTTTTGATGAAGCTAATGTATTGGCATCTCACAACGGAAAAATTGAATGCCTTAAAAATTTAGATTTAGATGGTGAGGTACAAGTAATAGGAGATGGGTATAGTGATTATGTAATGCGTGAAGCAGGTATTGCAGATAAGTTTTTTGCTTACACAGAAAATGTGAGTAGAGATAAGGCCACAACAAATGCAGACCACGTTACGCCAAATATGGATGAATTTTTGTTTGTAAATGATTTGCCAAGGAAAATATCATATCCAAAAAACAGAATTAAAATATTGTTGCTAGAAAATGTGCATCCGGCAGCATTTCATAATTTATCTGAAGACGGTTTTTCTGTAGAACTTGTAAAACACAGTCTACCAGAAGAAGAATTAATAGAAAAATTAAAAGGAGTACACGTTTTAGGTATTCGTTCTAAAACACAAGTAACCAAAAAAGTATTAGAGGCAGCAGATAAACTTTTGGTAGTTGGTGCATTTTGTATTGGTACTACGCAAATAGACTTAGAGAGTGCTAAAAAAAGAGGTGTAGTTGTGTTTAATGCACCTTATAGTAATACACGCTCTGTTGTAGAATTGGCAATAGGAGAAATTATTACCTTAATGCGTAATGTGTTTCCAAGAAGTCAGGAAATTCACAGTGGACAATGGAATAAAACAGCAGTTAACTCTAGAGAAGTACGTGGTAAAAACCTAGGTATTGTTGGTTATGGTAATATAGGTAAGCAATTATCTGTACTAGCAGAAGCAATTGGTATGCGTGTATATTATTATGATGTTAATGATCAATTAGCACTTGGTAACGCTACAAAATGTAGTACTTTAGAAAATTTACTAAATGTTTCTGATGTGGTTACATTACATATTGATGATAATAAAGCAAACAAGAATTTTATTGGTGAGCGTGAAATTAAGCAGATGAAAAATGGTGCTATGCTTATTAATTTATCTCGTGGTTTTGTAGTAGATATACAAGCATTAGTAGCTGCATTAAAAAGCGGAAAAATTGGAGGTGCTGCTGTAGATGTTTATCCAGAAGAGCCGCGTAGTAACGGTGAGTTTTTTACAGAGCTACAAGGTTTAGAAAACGTAATATTAACACCGCATGTTGGTGGTAGTACAGAAGAAGCTCAACGAGATATTGCAGATTTTGTACCTAATAAAATTATGGAATATATAAACTCTGGTAATACAGTAGATGCTGTAAATTTCCCAAGTATACGATTACCTAGACAAACAAATGCACACCGTTTTTTACATATACATAAAAACGTACCAGGTATTATGGCTAAAATAAATAAGGTTTTAGCAGAATATGAAATGAATATTAACGGTCAGTATTTATCTACAGACAGTGAGGTTGGGTATGTAATTACAGACTTAGATAAAAAATACAACAAGGAAGTTATTAAAGCTCTAAAAAAAGTTGAAAACACTATTAAGTTTAGAGTGCTTTATTAG
- a CDS encoding methyltransferase family protein, producing MTLKFPPVVVVFIFGLLMYVLARFLPFGIFDFFGRTMLLKGLLVAMFLILTTSTYKFFKAKTTVDPKNIEKTNALVTTGIYKFTRNPMYLAMLLLLIAWGLFLSNAFNMLLAAAFVSYMNAYQIEPEEKMLAQKFGKEYTSYTKKVRRWF from the coding sequence ATGACTTTAAAGTTCCCGCCAGTAGTAGTAGTTTTTATATTTGGTTTGTTAATGTATGTTTTAGCAAGGTTTTTACCCTTTGGTATATTTGATTTTTTTGGTAGAACAATGTTATTAAAAGGATTGTTAGTTGCTATGTTTTTAATTTTAACAACATCTACCTATAAATTTTTTAAGGCTAAAACCACTGTAGATCCTAAGAACATAGAAAAAACAAATGCTTTAGTAACCACAGGTATTTACAAGTTTACTAGAAATCCAATGTACTTAGCAATGCTTTTACTATTAATTGCTTGGGGCTTATTTTTAAGTAATGCTTTTAATATGCTTTTGGCTGCTGCATTTGTGTCTTATATGAACGCTTACCAAATAGAACCAGAAGAAAAAATGCTTGCTCAAAAATTTGGTAAAGAATATACTTCTTACACAAAAAAAGTACGTCGTTGGTTTTAA
- a CDS encoding non-canonical purine NTP diphosphatase, translated as MKIVFATHNTNKFKEVKALVPTTITLVSLTDIGCFDDIPETADTIEGNAIQKASYVTEKYNLPCFSDDTGLLVNALNGEPGIYAARYAGEQKSAEDNMAKLLHKLGDNPNREAHFKTVIALHINGEQHIFTGVVNGVITKGKQGTDGFGYDPIFTPEGYSQTFAQLPLNTKNKISHRAKATQQLISFLKQYNNG; from the coding sequence ATGAAAATAGTATTTGCTACACACAACACTAATAAATTTAAAGAGGTAAAAGCATTAGTACCTACTACTATTACGCTTGTTTCTTTAACAGATATTGGTTGTTTTGATGATATTCCAGAAACCGCAGACACCATAGAAGGTAATGCTATACAAAAAGCTAGCTATGTTACAGAAAAATACAACTTACCTTGTTTTTCTGATGACACAGGCCTTTTAGTAAATGCTCTAAACGGAGAACCTGGTATTTATGCTGCACGCTACGCTGGTGAACAAAAAAGTGCAGAAGATAATATGGCTAAACTTTTACATAAGTTAGGAGACAACCCAAACAGAGAAGCACATTTTAAAACAGTTATTGCTCTACACATTAACGGAGAGCAACATATTTTTACGGGTGTTGTTAATGGTGTTATTACCAAAGGTAAACAGGGTACAGATGGTTTTGGGTACGACCCAATTTTTACTCCTGAAGGTTACAGCCAAACATTTGCACAATTACCATTAAATACAAAAAATAAAATTAGTCACAGAGCAAAAGCTACACAACAGTTAATTTCTTTTTTAAAACAATACAACAATGGCTAA
- a CDS encoding DUF4337 domain-containing protein translates to MAKQTVEVSVASERAEAYGGVLIAFFAALMAISQLVNGELEEEMMIAHNKLVNYSSWYQSKSIKESLKESELDNLEALLYTNAIAEEKRDFVYTKIEKTKAKIEKYKAEKHEILVGSKNIDKKDWVQDLDGQMGVITGINEWKVLARKYDIATRKFDFGVLFFQISIVLGAVCIIIYDNPKLQKSLVALMIIFGVIGVIMSVYGYSLAP, encoded by the coding sequence ATGGCTAAGCAAACAGTAGAGGTTTCTGTAGCATCTGAACGTGCCGAAGCATATGGTGGTGTACTTATTGCATTTTTTGCCGCACTTATGGCTATTTCTCAGTTAGTTAACGGAGAATTAGAGGAAGAAATGATGATTGCACACAATAAATTGGTCAATTATTCGAGTTGGTATCAGTCTAAAAGCATAAAAGAGAGTTTAAAAGAAAGTGAGTTAGACAATCTTGAAGCACTACTTTATACAAATGCTATAGCTGAAGAAAAAAGAGATTTTGTTTACACTAAAATTGAAAAAACAAAAGCTAAAATAGAAAAGTACAAAGCAGAAAAGCATGAAATTTTAGTTGGCTCTAAAAACATTGATAAAAAAGATTGGGTACAAGATTTAGATGGCCAAATGGGTGTAATAACTGGCATTAACGAGTGGAAAGTGCTTGCCCGTAAATATGATATTGCTACACGTAAGTTTGATTTTGGCGTACTTTTTTTTCAAATTAGTATAGTTTTAGGTGCTGTTTGTATTATTATTTACGACAATCCTAAGCTACAAAAATCATTAGTTGCATTAATGATAATTTTTGGTGTTATTGGTGTTATTATGTCTGTATATGGTTATAGTCTTGCGCCTTAA